The following coding sequences are from one Streptomyces sp. NBC_01232 window:
- a CDS encoding amino acid ABC transporter ATP-binding protein, which yields MTTAMVKAEGVHKSYGAAHILKGIDLEVAPREVFCLVGPSGSGKSTFLRCINHLEQVNAGRLYVDGQLVGYRQKGDKLYELKDSEVAAQRRDIGMVFQRFNLFPHMTAIENVMEAPVMVKGESKAVARERAVRLLDRVGLGDKGGNYPTQLSGGQQQRVAIARALAMEPKLMLFDEPTSALDPELVGDVLDVMRDLAESGMTMIVVTHEMGFAREVGDNLVFMDGGVVVESGHPREVLGNPQHDRTKAFLSKVL from the coding sequence ATGACGACTGCCATGGTGAAGGCCGAGGGCGTCCACAAGTCCTACGGTGCGGCGCACATCCTCAAGGGCATCGACCTGGAGGTCGCCCCGCGTGAGGTCTTCTGCCTGGTCGGCCCGTCCGGCTCCGGCAAGTCGACCTTCCTGCGGTGCATCAACCACCTGGAGCAGGTCAACGCGGGGCGGCTGTACGTCGACGGCCAGCTGGTGGGCTACCGCCAGAAGGGCGACAAGCTCTACGAGCTGAAGGACAGCGAGGTCGCGGCCCAGCGCCGGGACATCGGCATGGTCTTCCAGCGCTTCAACCTCTTCCCGCACATGACGGCCATAGAGAACGTCATGGAAGCCCCGGTCATGGTCAAGGGCGAGTCCAAGGCGGTGGCGCGCGAGCGCGCCGTGCGCCTCCTGGACCGCGTCGGCCTCGGCGACAAGGGCGGGAACTACCCCACCCAGCTCTCCGGCGGCCAGCAGCAGCGCGTGGCGATCGCCCGCGCGCTGGCCATGGAGCCGAAGCTGATGCTCTTCGACGAGCCCACCTCGGCGCTCGACCCGGAGCTGGTGGGTGACGTCCTGGACGTCATGCGGGACCTGGCCGAATCGGGCATGACCATGATCGTGGTCACGCACGAGATGGGCTTCGCCCGCGAGGTCGGAGACAACCTCGTCTTCATGGACGGCGGTGTGGTCGTGGAGTCGGGCCACCCCCGCGAGGTGCTGGGCAACCCCCAGCACGACCGCACGAAGGCGTTCCTGTCCAAGGTGCTGTAG
- a CDS encoding helix-turn-helix domain-containing protein codes for MTEATDLAERAGDRDPRVGLRAVAALRRLLEQLEAVQVRSARAQGWSWQEIAAELGVSRQAVHKKYGRL; via the coding sequence ATGACCGAAGCCACTGATCTCGCCGAGCGGGCCGGTGACCGGGACCCGCGTGTGGGCCTGCGTGCCGTGGCCGCCCTCCGGAGGCTGCTGGAGCAGCTGGAGGCCGTACAGGTACGCAGTGCCCGCGCGCAGGGTTGGTCCTGGCAGGAGATCGCGGCCGAGCTCGGCGTCAGCCGGCAGGCCGTGCACAAGAAGTACGGGAGGCTCTGA
- a CDS encoding NAD(P)-dependent malic enzyme → MAAEIFNPRSDSVTDNNPDAVFALHRGGKMAIQATVPVTNKDDLSLAYTPGVAKVCTAIAEQPELVNEYTWKSNVVAVVTDGTAVLGLGDIGPEASLPVMEGKAILFKQFGGVDAVPIALATKDTDEIIETVIRLAPSFGGVNLEDISAPRCFEIERRLQEALDIPIFHDDQHGTAIVTLAALRNAAKLTGRTLGDLRAVISGAGAAGIAIAKILVDAGIGDVCVTDRKGVVSADRSDLTDVKAEIAGLTNRTGQTGSLEKALNGADVFIGVSGGTVPEEAVASMAKDAFVFAMANPNPEVHPDVAHKYAAVVATGRSDFPNQINNVLAFPGIFAGALKVRATRITEGMKIAAADAIAGVVGDELAADYVIPSPFDERVAEAVATAVAAAAKADGVARLV, encoded by the coding sequence GTGGCAGCGGAAATCTTCAACCCTCGCAGTGACAGCGTCACGGACAACAACCCGGACGCGGTGTTCGCGCTGCACCGGGGCGGCAAGATGGCCATCCAGGCCACCGTCCCGGTCACCAACAAGGATGACCTCTCCCTGGCGTACACGCCCGGCGTGGCGAAGGTGTGCACCGCCATCGCCGAGCAGCCCGAGCTGGTGAACGAGTACACCTGGAAGTCCAACGTGGTCGCCGTCGTCACCGACGGTACGGCCGTGCTCGGACTCGGTGACATCGGTCCCGAGGCCTCCCTCCCCGTGATGGAGGGCAAGGCCATTCTCTTCAAGCAGTTCGGTGGCGTGGACGCGGTCCCGATCGCGCTCGCCACCAAGGACACGGACGAGATCATCGAGACGGTCATCCGCCTCGCTCCGTCCTTCGGGGGGGTCAACCTGGAGGACATCTCCGCCCCCCGCTGCTTCGAGATCGAGCGCCGCCTCCAGGAGGCGCTGGACATCCCGATCTTCCACGACGACCAGCACGGCACGGCGATCGTGACGCTCGCCGCGCTGCGCAACGCCGCGAAGCTGACGGGTCGCACCCTCGGCGACCTGCGCGCCGTGATCTCGGGTGCCGGCGCGGCCGGCATCGCCATCGCCAAGATCCTGGTGGACGCGGGCATCGGCGACGTCTGCGTCACCGACCGCAAGGGCGTCGTGTCCGCGGACCGCTCCGACCTGACGGACGTCAAGGCGGAGATCGCGGGCCTGACCAACCGGACCGGCCAGACCGGCTCCCTGGAGAAGGCGCTGAACGGCGCCGACGTCTTCATCGGCGTCTCCGGCGGTACGGTCCCGGAGGAGGCGGTGGCCTCGATGGCGAAGGACGCGTTCGTCTTCGCCATGGCCAACCCGAACCCGGAGGTCCACCCGGACGTCGCGCACAAGTACGCGGCGGTCGTGGCCACGGGCCGGTCGGACTTCCCGAACCAGATCAACAACGTGCTGGCGTTCCCCGGCATCTTCGCGGGCGCCCTCAAGGTGCGCGCGACCCGGATCACCGAGGGCATGAAGATCGCCGCCGCCGACGCCATCGCCGGTGTCGTGGGTGACGAGCTCGCCGCCGACTACGTGATCCCGTCGCCGTTCGACGAGCGCGTGGCCGAGGCCGTCGCCACGGCCGTCGCCGCCGCGGCGAAGGCCGACGGAGTGGCCCGCCTGGTCTGA
- a CDS encoding ABC transporter substrate-binding protein: MTASTTRRTTAARSRIAAVGAIAVAGALILTGCGDQTDKASSTPSGAANNSSAPLFSKLPKKIQDAGVIKVGTDATYKPMEFTEGGKVVGVDPDIAAALEKQLGVPFKFESGTFDTLISSMQTGRSDVVMSSLSDTKARQDGLDDKGAKTGAGVDFVDYFSSSTAILVKKGNPEGIKTLDDLCGKTVAVQRGTTYETVAKTQAEKCKTDGKGELKIESFPTDAEAQTRVKAGGAVADLNDSPVAAHIAKEAGGGNDFEAIVTPSDAGFFGIAVDKKNTELRDAIKEALDAVIKDGTYKAALDKWNAGSGAVTEAKINAGS; encoded by the coding sequence ATGACCGCTAGCACCACCCGTCGTACGACCGCCGCACGGTCCCGGATCGCCGCGGTCGGCGCGATCGCGGTCGCGGGCGCCCTGATCCTCACCGGCTGTGGTGACCAGACCGACAAGGCCTCCAGCACCCCGTCGGGTGCGGCGAACAACAGCAGCGCCCCGCTCTTCTCCAAGCTCCCGAAGAAGATCCAGGACGCCGGTGTCATCAAGGTCGGCACGGACGCCACGTACAAGCCGATGGAGTTCACCGAGGGCGGCAAGGTCGTCGGCGTGGACCCGGACATCGCGGCAGCCCTGGAGAAGCAGCTCGGCGTCCCGTTCAAGTTCGAGTCGGGCACCTTCGACACGCTGATCAGCAGCATGCAGACCGGCCGCAGCGACGTGGTCATGTCCTCGCTGAGCGACACCAAGGCCCGTCAGGACGGCCTGGACGACAAGGGCGCCAAGACCGGTGCCGGTGTCGACTTCGTCGACTACTTCTCCTCCTCCACCGCCATCCTGGTGAAGAAGGGCAACCCGGAGGGCATCAAGACCCTCGACGACCTGTGCGGCAAGACGGTCGCCGTCCAGCGCGGCACCACCTACGAGACGGTCGCCAAGACCCAGGCCGAGAAGTGCAAGACGGACGGCAAGGGCGAGCTCAAGATCGAGTCCTTCCCGACCGACGCCGAGGCCCAGACCCGCGTGAAGGCCGGCGGCGCCGTCGCCGACCTGAACGACTCCCCGGTCGCCGCGCACATCGCGAAGGAGGCGGGCGGCGGCAACGACTTCGAGGCCATCGTCACCCCGAGCGACGCCGGCTTCTTCGGCATCGCGGTCGACAAGAAGAACACCGAGCTGCGCGACGCGATCAAGGAAGCCCTCGACGCGGTCATCAAGGACGGCACGTACAAGGCCGCCCTGGACAAGTGGAACGCGGGCTCCGGCGCCGTGACCGAGGCCAAGATCAACGCCGGTTCCTGA
- a CDS encoding zinc-binding dehydrogenase, with product MFAAYAARIDRDQPLNGLVLGDRPAPEARPGWVTVNVKAASLNHHDLWSLRGVGLGEEKLPMILGCDAAGIDQDGNEVVLHSVIGQSGHGVGPDEPRSILTERYQGTFAEQVTVPAWNVLRKPSELTFEEAACLPTAWLTAYRMLFTNAGVRPGDSVLVQGAGGGVATAAIALGKAAGLRVYATSRDEAKRKRAVELGAVEAYEPGARLPQRVDAVIETVGAATWSHSVKSLRPGGTLVISGATSGDRPAHAELTRIFFLELKVVGSTMGSKDELEDLLAFCATTGLRPVIDEVLPLDRAREGFEKLASGDLFGKIVLTP from the coding sequence ATGTTCGCTGCCTACGCCGCCCGAATCGACCGTGACCAGCCGCTGAACGGCCTTGTGCTGGGCGACCGCCCGGCTCCCGAGGCCCGGCCCGGCTGGGTGACCGTGAACGTCAAGGCCGCCTCCCTCAACCACCACGACCTGTGGTCGCTGCGCGGGGTGGGCCTCGGCGAGGAAAAACTCCCGATGATCCTCGGCTGCGACGCCGCCGGGATCGACCAGGACGGCAACGAGGTCGTCCTGCACTCCGTGATCGGCCAGAGCGGCCACGGGGTCGGCCCGGACGAGCCCCGCTCGATCCTGACCGAGCGCTACCAGGGGACCTTCGCCGAGCAGGTGACCGTCCCCGCCTGGAACGTGCTGCGCAAGCCCTCCGAGCTGACCTTCGAGGAGGCCGCCTGCCTGCCGACGGCCTGGCTGACGGCGTACCGGATGCTGTTCACCAATGCCGGGGTCCGTCCGGGGGACTCCGTCCTGGTGCAGGGCGCCGGAGGCGGTGTCGCGACCGCCGCGATCGCCCTCGGCAAGGCGGCCGGCCTGCGGGTCTACGCCACGAGCCGGGACGAGGCCAAGCGCAAGCGGGCCGTCGAGCTGGGCGCGGTGGAGGCGTACGAGCCGGGCGCGCGGCTGCCGCAGCGGGTGGACGCCGTGATCGAGACGGTGGGCGCCGCCACCTGGTCCCACTCGGTGAAGTCCCTGCGCCCCGGCGGCACCCTGGTGATCTCCGGCGCCACGAGCGGCGACCGCCCGGCGCACGCCGAGCTGACCCGGATCTTCTTCCTGGAGCTGAAGGTGGTCGGCTCGACGATGGGCTCGAAGGACGAGCTGGAGGACCTCCTCGCCTTCTGCGCCACGACGGGGCTGCGGCCGGTCATCGACGAGGTGCTGCCGCTGGACCGGGCGCGGGAGGGGTTCGAAAAGCTCGCGTCGGGCGACCTCTTCGGCAAGATCGTCCTCACCCCCTGA
- a CDS encoding amino acid ABC transporter permease — protein MTDKLDKVPDPADTPPAGAVPPEAIRAIPVRHYGRWISAVVVIGLVVALVVAFSQGNVRWATVPEKLFDPTILRGVVNTVWISVASMALGLVLGVLFAVMRLSKNPVTSTISWFYIWLFRGTPVYVQLLIWFNLALIFPILNLGFYKDEMTQVMTPFLAALLGLGLNEGAYMAEIVRAGIQSVDEGQSEASHALGMTRMQTMRRVVLPQAMRVIVPPSGNEFINMLKTSSLVVAVQYFDLLRAAQDIASTSFAVMEMFFVASIWYLALTSVFSVGQYYLERRYARGALRSLPPTPLQKIKAKLSSFSNRKAVA, from the coding sequence GTGACTGACAAGCTCGACAAGGTCCCGGACCCGGCGGACACCCCGCCGGCCGGGGCCGTCCCCCCCGAGGCCATCCGCGCCATCCCGGTCCGCCACTACGGCCGCTGGATCAGCGCCGTGGTCGTCATCGGCCTGGTCGTGGCCCTCGTCGTCGCCTTCTCGCAGGGCAACGTGCGCTGGGCGACCGTGCCGGAGAAGCTGTTCGACCCCACCATCCTGCGCGGTGTCGTCAACACGGTCTGGATCAGCGTCGCCTCGATGGCCCTGGGCCTGGTGCTCGGTGTCCTGTTCGCCGTGATGCGGCTCTCGAAGAACCCGGTGACCAGCACCATCTCCTGGTTCTACATCTGGCTGTTCCGCGGCACCCCGGTGTACGTGCAGCTCCTCATCTGGTTCAACCTCGCCCTGATCTTCCCGATCCTGAACCTCGGGTTCTACAAGGACGAGATGACCCAGGTCATGACGCCCTTCCTGGCCGCCCTGCTGGGTCTCGGCCTCAACGAGGGCGCGTACATGGCGGAGATCGTCCGCGCCGGCATCCAGTCGGTCGACGAGGGCCAGAGCGAGGCCTCGCACGCGCTCGGCATGACCCGGATGCAGACCATGCGCCGCGTCGTCCTGCCGCAGGCCATGCGCGTGATCGTGCCGCCGTCGGGCAACGAGTTCATCAACATGCTCAAGACCTCGTCGCTCGTCGTCGCCGTGCAGTACTTCGACCTGCTGCGCGCGGCCCAGGACATCGCGTCCACGTCGTTCGCGGTGATGGAGATGTTCTTCGTCGCGTCGATCTGGTACCTCGCCCTGACCAGCGTCTTCAGCGTCGGCCAGTACTACCTGGAGCGCCGCTACGCCCGCGGTGCGCTCCGCTCGCTGCCGCCCACGCCGCTGCAGAAGATCAAGGCGAAACTGTCCAGCTTCTCGAACCGCAAGGCGGTGGCCTGA